Proteins encoded together in one Streptomyces umbrinus window:
- a CDS encoding quinone-dependent dihydroorotate dehydrogenase yields the protein MYKLFFRLVFKRMDPEQAHHLAFRWIRLAVRVPVLRTFVAAVLAPRHKELRTEAFGLRMHGPFGLAAGFDKNAVAIDGMSMLGFDHVEIGTVTGEAQPGNPKKRLFRLVPDRALINRMGFNNEGSEAVAGRLAARTPVFRTVVGVNIGKTKVVPEAEAAADYVKSTERLAAYADYLVVNVSSPNTPGLRNLQATESLRPLLTAVREAADRTVTTRRVPLLVKIAPDLADEDVDAVADLAVELGLDGIIATNTTIAREGLGLKSESTLVGEAGGLSGAPLKARSLEVLRRLYARVGDRITLVGVGGIENAEDAWQRILAGATLVQGYSAFVYEGPFWGRAIHKGLAARLRTSPHATLADAVGADVRKTTV from the coding sequence ATGTACAAGCTCTTCTTCCGGCTCGTGTTCAAGCGCATGGACCCCGAGCAGGCCCACCACCTCGCCTTCCGCTGGATCCGGCTCGCCGTCCGTGTCCCTGTCCTGCGGACCTTCGTCGCCGCCGTGCTCGCACCCCGTCACAAGGAGCTGCGGACCGAGGCGTTCGGGCTGCGGATGCACGGGCCGTTCGGCCTCGCGGCGGGCTTCGACAAGAACGCGGTCGCCATCGACGGGATGTCGATGCTCGGCTTCGACCACGTCGAGATCGGCACGGTCACGGGGGAGGCGCAGCCCGGCAATCCCAAGAAGCGCCTGTTCCGCCTTGTGCCGGACCGCGCGCTGATCAACCGCATGGGGTTCAACAACGAGGGCTCCGAGGCCGTGGCGGGCCGCCTGGCGGCCCGTACGCCCGTCTTCAGGACCGTCGTGGGCGTCAACATCGGCAAGACCAAGGTCGTCCCGGAGGCCGAGGCCGCCGCCGACTACGTGAAGTCCACCGAACGGCTGGCCGCGTACGCCGACTACCTCGTCGTCAACGTGAGCTCGCCGAACACGCCCGGGCTGCGCAACCTCCAGGCCACCGAGTCGCTGCGGCCGCTGCTGACCGCCGTCCGTGAGGCCGCCGACCGGACGGTGACCACGCGCCGCGTTCCGCTGCTGGTGAAGATCGCGCCCGACCTCGCCGACGAGGACGTCGACGCCGTCGCCGACCTCGCCGTCGAACTGGGCCTGGACGGGATCATCGCCACGAACACCACCATCGCGCGCGAGGGGCTCGGTTTGAAGTCCGAATCCACCCTGGTCGGAGAGGCCGGCGGACTCTCGGGCGCCCCCCTGAAGGCACGCTCCCTGGAGGTGCTGCGGCGTCTCTACGCGCGCGTGGGGGACCGCATCACCCTCGTGGGCGTCGGCGGGATCGAGAACGCCGAGGACGCCTGGCAGCGGATCCTCGCGGGCGCCACGCTCGTCCAGGGCTACAGCGCCTTCGTCTACGAGGGCCCCTTCTGGGGCCGCGCCATCCACAAGGGCCTCGCCGCCCGCCTGCGCACCAGCCCGCATGCCACCCTCGCCGACGCGGTCGGCGCCGACGTGAGGAAGACGACGGTATGA
- the pyrF gene encoding orotidine-5'-phosphate decarboxylase, producing MTEPFGSRLRRAMDERGPLCVGIDPHASLLADWGLNDDIAGLERFSRTVVEALADRVAVLKPQSAFFERFGSRGIAVLEKSVEEARAAGALVVMDAKRGDIGSTMAAYASAFLEKGSPLFSDALTVSPYLGYGSLKPAVDLARESGSGLFVLALTSNPEGGEVQHAVRPEDTALRNVGATMLAHLAEENAGETPMGSFGAVVGATLGDLSSYDLDINGPLLAPGIGAQGATPADLPGVFGAAVHQVVPNVSRGVLRHGPDIGSLRASSDLFAEQIRAAVASA from the coding sequence ATGACTGAGCCCTTCGGATCGCGGCTGCGCCGCGCCATGGACGAGCGTGGGCCGCTGTGCGTCGGGATCGACCCGCACGCCTCCCTGCTCGCCGACTGGGGCCTGAACGACGACATCGCGGGTCTTGAGCGCTTCAGCCGCACCGTCGTCGAGGCACTGGCCGACCGGGTCGCCGTGCTCAAGCCCCAGAGCGCGTTCTTCGAGCGCTTCGGTTCGCGCGGCATCGCCGTCCTGGAGAAGTCGGTCGAGGAGGCGCGAGCGGCCGGGGCGCTGGTCGTCATGGACGCCAAGCGCGGCGACATCGGCTCGACCATGGCGGCGTACGCCTCCGCCTTCCTGGAGAAGGGCTCGCCGCTCTTCTCCGACGCGCTCACCGTCTCGCCGTACCTCGGCTACGGATCGCTGAAGCCGGCGGTCGACCTCGCGCGGGAGAGCGGATCGGGACTGTTCGTGCTCGCGCTGACCTCCAACCCGGAGGGCGGCGAGGTGCAGCACGCGGTACGCCCCGAGGACACGGCCCTGCGGAACGTGGGCGCGACGATGCTGGCCCATCTCGCCGAGGAGAACGCGGGGGAGACCCCGATGGGCTCCTTCGGGGCGGTCGTCGGAGCCACGCTCGGCGATCTGTCCTCGTACGACCTCGACATCAACGGCCCGCTCCTCGCGCCCGGAATCGGTGCACAGGGGGCCACGCCGGCGGATCTGCCGGGCGTGTTCGGCGCGGCGGTGCACCAGGTGGTCCCGAATGTCAGCCGGGGTGTTCTGCGTCACGGTCCCGACATCGGCTCGCTACGCGCGTCATCGGACCTCTTCGCGGAGCAGATCAGGGCGGCCGTGGCGTCTGCCTAG
- a CDS encoding integration host factor, giving the protein MALPPLTPEQRAAALEKAAAARRERAEVKNRLKHSGASLHEVIKQGQENDVIGKMKVSALLESLPGVGKVRAKQIMERLGISESRRVRGLGSNQIASLEREFGGGAA; this is encoded by the coding sequence GTGGCTCTTCCGCCCCTTACCCCTGAACAGCGCGCAGCCGCGCTCGAAAAGGCCGCCGCGGCTCGCCGGGAGCGGGCCGAGGTCAAGAATCGACTCAAGCACTCCGGCGCCTCCCTTCACGAGGTCATCAAGCAGGGCCAGGAGAACGACGTCATCGGCAAGATGAAGGTCTCCGCCCTCCTGGAGTCCCTGCCGGGCGTGGGCAAGGTCCGCGCCAAGCAGATCATGGAGCGACTTGGCATCTCCGAGAGCCGCCGTGTGCGCGGTCTCGGCTCCAATCAGATCGCGTCTCTTGAGCGCGAGTTCGGCGGCGGTGCTGCCTGA
- the gmk gene encoding guanylate kinase has protein sequence MAATPRGTTPVPPDVRPRLTVLSGPSGVGKSTVVAHMRKEHPEVWLSVSATTRRPRPGEKHGVHYFFVSDEEMDKLIANGELLEWAEFAGNRYGTPRKAVLERLESGEPVLLEIDLQGARQVRESMSDALLVFLAPPSWEELVRRLTGRGTEPPEVIERRLEAAKIELAAEPEFDITLVNTSVEDVARELLALMEVV, from the coding sequence ATGGCTGCAACACCCCGGGGGACGACCCCCGTACCCCCGGACGTACGTCCGCGGCTGACCGTGCTCTCCGGCCCCTCCGGGGTCGGCAAGAGCACGGTCGTCGCCCATATGCGCAAGGAACACCCCGAGGTCTGGCTCTCGGTGTCGGCGACGACCCGCAGGCCGCGCCCCGGGGAGAAGCACGGTGTCCACTACTTCTTCGTCAGCGACGAGGAGATGGACAAGCTGATCGCCAACGGCGAACTGCTCGAATGGGCGGAGTTCGCGGGCAATCGCTACGGGACACCGCGCAAGGCCGTGCTCGAACGGCTGGAGTCGGGCGAGCCGGTCCTCCTGGAGATCGATCTCCAGGGAGCCCGGCAGGTCCGCGAGTCCATGTCGGACGCTCTGCTGGTGTTCCTGGCCCCTCCCTCCTGGGAGGAGCTCGTGCGCAGACTCACCGGGCGGGGCACCGAGCCGCCCGAGGTCATCGAGCGCCGGCTGGAGGCCGCCAAGATCGAACTGGCGGCCGAGCCGGAGTTCGACATCACCCTGGTCAACACCTCCGTCGAGGACGTGGCGCGTGAGCTGCTAGCCTTGATGGAAGTTGTTTGA
- the rpoZ gene encoding DNA-directed RNA polymerase subunit omega, translating into MSSSITTPEGIINPPIDELLEATDSKYSLVIYAAKRARQINAYYSQLGEGLLEYVGPLVDTHVHEKPLSIALREINAGLLTSEAVEGPAQ; encoded by the coding sequence GTGTCCTCTTCCATCACCACGCCCGAGGGCATCATCAACCCTCCGATCGACGAGCTCCTCGAGGCAACCGACTCGAAGTACAGCCTCGTGATCTACGCCGCCAAGCGCGCGCGCCAGATCAACGCGTACTACTCGCAGCTCGGTGAAGGCCTCCTTGAGTACGTCGGTCCCCTCGTCGACACCCACGTCCACGAGAAGCCGCTCTCGATCGCCCTGCGCGAGATCAACGCGGGTCTCCTGACGTCGGAGGCCGTCGAAGGCCCGGCGCAGTAG
- the coaBC gene encoding bifunctional phosphopantothenoylcysteine decarboxylase/phosphopantothenate--cysteine ligase CoaBC, giving the protein MDKPKVVLGVSGGIAAYKACELLRRLTESGHDVRVVPTESALHFVGAATWSALSGHPVSTEVWSDVHEVPHVRIGQGADLVVVAPATADMLAKAAHGLADDLLTNTLLTARCPVVFAPAMHTEMWEHPATQENVATLRRRGAVVIDPAVGRLTGVDTGKGRLPEPSEIFEVCRRVLARGVTEPDLAGRHVVVSAGGTREPLDPVRFLGNRSSGKQGYALARTAAARGARVTLIAANTGMPDPAGVDVVQVGTAVQLREAVLKAAPDADAVVMAAAVADFRPAAYAAGKIKKKDGQEPEPIVLVRNPDILAEISADRARPGQVIVGFAAETDDVLANGRTKLRRKGCDLLVVNEVGERKTFGSEENEAVVLGADGSETAVPYGPKEALAETVWDLVARRIG; this is encoded by the coding sequence GTGGACAAGCCGAAGGTCGTGCTGGGGGTCAGCGGTGGCATCGCCGCGTACAAGGCCTGTGAGCTGCTGCGGAGGCTGACCGAGTCGGGGCACGACGTGCGGGTCGTTCCGACCGAGTCCGCGCTGCACTTCGTCGGCGCCGCGACCTGGTCCGCGCTCTCCGGCCACCCCGTGTCCACCGAGGTCTGGTCGGACGTCCACGAGGTCCCGCACGTCCGCATCGGTCAGGGGGCCGACCTGGTCGTCGTCGCCCCCGCCACCGCGGACATGCTCGCGAAGGCCGCCCACGGCCTCGCCGACGACCTGCTGACGAACACCCTGCTCACCGCCCGGTGCCCGGTGGTCTTCGCCCCCGCCATGCACACCGAGATGTGGGAGCACCCGGCCACCCAGGAGAACGTGGCGACGCTGCGCCGCCGCGGCGCCGTCGTCATCGACCCCGCGGTGGGGCGCCTGACCGGTGTGGACACGGGCAAGGGGCGGCTGCCCGAGCCGTCGGAGATCTTCGAGGTCTGCCGCAGGGTGCTCGCGCGCGGCGTCACCGAGCCCGACCTCGCAGGCCGGCACGTCGTCGTCAGTGCCGGCGGCACGCGCGAGCCGCTCGACCCGGTCCGCTTCCTCGGCAACCGCTCCTCCGGGAAGCAGGGGTACGCCCTCGCGCGCACCGCAGCCGCCCGGGGCGCCCGGGTCACGCTGATCGCCGCGAACACCGGCATGCCGGACCCGGCCGGTGTCGACGTCGTACAGGTAGGGACCGCCGTGCAGTTGCGCGAGGCCGTGCTGAAGGCCGCGCCGGACGCCGATGCCGTGGTGATGGCGGCGGCGGTCGCGGACTTCAGGCCCGCTGCATACGCGGCCGGAAAGATCAAGAAGAAGGACGGCCAGGAACCGGAGCCGATCGTTCTGGTCCGTAATCCGGACATCCTCGCGGAAATCTCGGCGGACCGCGCCCGCCCGGGCCAGGTGATCGTCGGATTCGCCGCCGAGACGGACGACGTACTGGCCAACGGCCGCACGAAACTTCGGCGAAAGGGCTGCGACCTTCTCGTGGTGAACGAGGTCGGCGAACGCAAGACCTTCGGCTCCGAGGAGAACGAGGCGGTGGTGCTCGGCGCCGACGGAAGCGAGACCGCGGTGCCGTACGGGCCCAAGGAAGCCCTGGCCGAGACCGTGTGGGATCTCGTGGCGCGTCGCATCGGGTGA
- the metK gene encoding methionine adenosyltransferase produces the protein MSRRLFTSESVTEGHPDKIADQISDTILDALLREDPHSRVAVETLITTGLVHVAGEVTTKAYAPIAQLVRDKILEIGYDSSKKGFDGASCGVSVSIGSQSPDIAQGVDTAYEKRVEGDEDELDKQGAGDQGLMFGYATDETPALMPLPIHLAHRLSRRLSEVRKNGTIPYLRPDGKTQVTIEYDGDKAVRLDTVVVSSQHASDIDLDSLLAPDIREFVVEPELKALLDDGIKLETEGYRLLVNPTGRFEIGGPMGDAGLTGRKIIIDTYGGMARHGGGAFSGKDPSKVDRSAAYAMRWVAKNVVAAGLATRCEVQVAYAIGKAEPVGLFVETFGTAKVDAEKIETAITEVFDLRPAAIIRDLDLLRPIYAQTAAYGHFGRELPEFTWEKTDRVDALRKAAGL, from the coding sequence GTGTCCCGTCGCCTGTTCACCTCGGAGTCTGTGACCGAGGGTCACCCCGACAAGATCGCTGACCAGATCAGTGACACCATTCTCGACGCGCTTCTGCGTGAGGACCCGCATTCCCGGGTCGCCGTGGAGACGCTGATCACCACCGGCCTGGTGCACGTGGCCGGAGAGGTCACCACCAAGGCGTACGCGCCGATCGCGCAGCTCGTGCGCGACAAGATCCTCGAGATCGGCTACGACTCCTCGAAGAAGGGCTTCGACGGCGCTTCCTGCGGCGTTTCGGTGTCCATCGGATCCCAGTCGCCCGACATCGCGCAGGGCGTCGACACGGCGTACGAGAAGCGGGTCGAGGGTGACGAGGACGAGCTCGACAAGCAGGGTGCGGGCGACCAGGGCCTGATGTTCGGCTACGCGACGGACGAGACGCCGGCCCTGATGCCGCTCCCGATCCACCTCGCGCACCGCCTGTCGCGCCGCCTCTCCGAGGTCCGCAAGAACGGGACGATCCCGTACCTGCGCCCGGACGGCAAGACCCAGGTCACCATCGAGTACGACGGCGACAAGGCGGTCCGCCTGGACACGGTCGTCGTCTCCTCGCAGCACGCGTCGGACATCGACCTGGACTCGCTCCTGGCCCCCGACATCCGCGAGTTCGTGGTCGAGCCGGAGCTGAAGGCCCTCCTCGACGACGGCATCAAGCTGGAGACCGAGGGCTACCGCCTGCTGGTCAACCCGACCGGCCGCTTCGAGATCGGCGGCCCGATGGGCGACGCCGGCCTCACGGGCCGCAAGATCATCATCGACACCTACGGCGGCATGGCCCGCCACGGTGGCGGCGCCTTCTCGGGCAAGGACCCGTCCAAGGTCGACCGCTCCGCCGCGTACGCCATGCGCTGGGTCGCCAAGAACGTCGTCGCCGCGGGCCTCGCCACCCGCTGCGAGGTCCAGGTCGCCTACGCGATCGGCAAGGCCGAGCCCGTCGGCCTCTTCGTCGAGACCTTCGGCACCGCCAAGGTCGACGCCGAGAAGATCGAGACGGCCATCACCGAGGTCTTCGACCTCCGCCCGGCCGCGATCATCCGCGACCTGGACCTGCTCCGCCCGATCTACGCCCAGACCGCCGCGTACGGCCACTTCGGCCGTGAGCTGCCCGAGTTCACCTGGGAGAAGACGGACCGGGTGGACGCGCTGCGGAAGGCTGCGGGGCTGTAG
- a CDS encoding primosomal protein N', giving the protein MSSTDGRGEGGAEGAPPEQLALIRDAVRKAPRAKPRTWRGAAVAKELPVARVLVDKGVLHLDRYFDYAVPEELDADAQPGVRVRVRFGAGRHRVREGRREGGGLIDGFLIERLAESDYSGPLAALAQVVSPEPVLSEELLGLARAVADRYAGSLADVLQLAVPPRNARAEQKPSPEPLPVPEAPGVGSWARYSRGAAFVESLAGGGAPRAVWNALPGPGWAEELARAVGATLASGRGALVVVPDGRAVSRVDAALTSVLGEGRHAVLTAEAGPEKRYRQWLAVRRGSVRAVVGTRAAMFAPVQDLGLVAMWDDGDGSHSELHAPQPHAREVLLLRAAHDKCAFLLGSWSCTVEAAQLVESGWAAPIVAEREQVRGAAPLVRTVGDGDLARDEAARAARLPTLAWQVVREGLKQGPVLVQVPRRGYVPRMACAQCRAAARCRHCAGPLEGQDAGGLRCGWCGRDEPEWRCPECGGFRLRAQVVGARRTAEELGRAFPAVPVRTSGREQILDTVPGAPALVVSTPGAEPVAEGGYAAALLLDGWAMLGRPDLRAGEDALRRWIGAAALVRGQRDGGTVVVVAEPTLRPVQALVRWDPVGHAVRELAERAELGFPPVSRMAAVSGTAEALAGFLAAVELPREAEVLGPVPVPPADPGRPRRTGAPPVGEPWERALIRVPPGKGAALASALKNAQAARMARGGSGGSGGGGGSDAVRIRVDPPDIG; this is encoded by the coding sequence GTGAGCAGCACGGATGGGCGTGGTGAAGGTGGGGCCGAGGGTGCCCCGCCCGAGCAGCTTGCGTTGATTCGGGACGCCGTGCGGAAGGCGCCGCGGGCCAAGCCGCGGACCTGGCGGGGGGCCGCCGTCGCCAAGGAGCTGCCCGTGGCGCGGGTGCTCGTCGACAAGGGCGTGCTGCATCTCGACCGGTACTTCGACTATGCCGTGCCCGAGGAGCTCGACGCCGACGCGCAGCCGGGGGTGCGGGTGCGGGTGCGGTTCGGGGCCGGGCGGCATCGCGTGCGGGAGGGGCGGCGCGAGGGCGGGGGACTGATCGACGGGTTCCTGATCGAGCGGCTGGCCGAGTCCGACTACTCCGGGCCGCTGGCCGCGCTCGCTCAAGTCGTGTCGCCCGAGCCCGTGTTGAGCGAGGAGTTGCTGGGGCTCGCCCGGGCCGTCGCCGATCGGTACGCGGGGAGTCTGGCCGATGTGCTCCAGCTGGCCGTGCCCCCGCGCAACGCCAGAGCCGAGCAGAAGCCGTCGCCCGAGCCGTTGCCGGTTCCCGAGGCGCCGGGGGTGGGGTCCTGGGCCCGGTACTCGCGGGGGGCCGCCTTCGTCGAGTCGCTCGCGGGCGGCGGGGCGCCCCGGGCCGTGTGGAACGCGCTGCCGGGGCCAGGCTGGGCCGAGGAGTTGGCGCGGGCCGTGGGGGCGACGCTCGCCTCGGGCCGTGGAGCGCTCGTCGTCGTGCCGGACGGGCGGGCCGTCAGCCGGGTCGACGCCGCGCTGACCTCCGTGCTGGGCGAGGGGCGGCACGCCGTGCTCACCGCCGAGGCCGGACCCGAGAAGCGGTACCGGCAGTGGCTCGCGGTGCGGCGAGGGTCCGTACGGGCCGTCGTGGGCACCAGGGCCGCCATGTTCGCGCCTGTGCAGGATCTGGGGCTTGTCGCCATGTGGGACGACGGGGACGGCAGCCACAGCGAGCTGCACGCCCCCCAGCCGCATGCGCGGGAGGTGCTGTTGCTGCGGGCCGCGCACGACAAGTGCGCGTTCCTGCTGGGAAGTTGGAGCTGCACCGTCGAGGCCGCGCAGCTCGTGGAGAGCGGCTGGGCGGCTCCGATCGTCGCCGAGCGGGAGCAGGTGCGGGGGGCGGCTCCGCTCGTACGGACCGTGGGGGACGGGGATCTCGCGCGCGACGAGGCGGCGCGGGCCGCACGGCTGCCCACCCTCGCCTGGCAGGTCGTACGGGAAGGGCTGAAGCAGGGGCCGGTGCTGGTGCAGGTGCCGCGGCGTGGCTATGTGCCGCGGATGGCCTGTGCGCAGTGCCGGGCGGCCGCTCGCTGTCGGCACTGCGCCGGGCCGTTGGAGGGGCAGGACGCCGGCGGGCTGCGCTGCGGGTGGTGCGGTCGGGACGAGCCGGAGTGGCGCTGTCCCGAGTGCGGTGGGTTCCGGCTGCGGGCCCAGGTCGTGGGGGCGCGGCGGACCGCCGAGGAGCTCGGGCGGGCCTTTCCGGCGGTCCCTGTGCGGACGTCGGGGCGCGAGCAGATCCTGGACACCGTGCCGGGGGCACCCGCGCTGGTCGTCAGCACGCCGGGTGCTGAGCCCGTGGCCGAGGGCGGGTACGCGGCCGCGCTGCTGCTCGACGGCTGGGCGATGCTGGGGCGGCCCGATCTGCGGGCCGGCGAGGACGCGTTGCGGCGGTGGATCGGTGCGGCGGCGCTGGTGCGGGGGCAGCGGGACGGCGGGACCGTGGTGGTCGTCGCCGAGCCGACGCTGCGGCCGGTGCAGGCGCTGGTGCGGTGGGATCCGGTCGGGCACGCGGTCCGTGAGCTGGCCGAGCGGGCTGAGCTCGGTTTCCCGCCCGTGTCGCGGATGGCCGCCGTGTCCGGGACGGCGGAGGCACTCGCCGGGTTCCTCGCCGCGGTCGAACTGCCGCGTGAGGCCGAGGTGTTGGGGCCCGTGCCGGTGCCTCCGGCGGATCCCGGGCGGCCGCGGCGGACGGGGGCGCCACCCGTGGGCGAGCCGTGGGAGCGGGCGCTGATCAGGGTGCCGCCGGGGAAGGGGGCCGCGCTGGCCTCCGCTTTGAAGAACGCTCAGGCGGCTCGGATGGCTCGTGGGGGGAGCGGGGGCAGCGGTGGCGGCGGGGGGAGTGACGCGGTGCGGATTCGGGTTGATCCGCCGGACATTGGGTGA
- the fmt gene encoding methionyl-tRNA formyltransferase yields the protein MKLVFAGTPEVAVPALDALIASGRHEVAAVVTRPDAPAGRGRRLVASPVAERAEEAGIEVLKPVKPRDEAFLARLREIAPDCCPVVAYGALLPRVALDIPAQGWVNLHFSLLPAWRGAAPVQHAVMAGDEITGASTFLIEEGLDSGPVYGTVTEEVRPTDTSGDLLTRLAFAGAGLLAATMDGIEDGTLKAVPQPGDGVTLAPKISVEDAHVDWAAPALRVDRVVRGCTPAPGAWTVFRGERLKLIQVALAPERTDLAPGALGVGKNNVYVGTGSCAVELLWVQAQGKKPMRAADWARGVRIGAGEVVGG from the coding sequence ATGAAGCTCGTCTTCGCCGGTACCCCCGAGGTCGCCGTTCCCGCTCTGGACGCCCTGATCGCCTCCGGGCGGCATGAGGTGGCCGCCGTCGTCACCCGGCCCGACGCGCCGGCGGGGCGGGGGCGGAGGCTTGTCGCGAGCCCCGTCGCCGAGCGGGCGGAGGAGGCCGGTATCGAGGTGCTCAAGCCGGTGAAGCCGCGGGACGAGGCGTTTCTCGCACGGTTGCGGGAGATCGCGCCGGACTGCTGTCCCGTGGTCGCCTACGGTGCGTTGCTGCCCCGGGTCGCGCTCGACATCCCCGCCCAGGGCTGGGTCAATCTGCACTTCTCGCTGCTGCCCGCCTGGCGTGGGGCGGCGCCCGTGCAGCACGCGGTCATGGCCGGGGACGAGATCACCGGGGCCTCCACGTTTCTCATCGAGGAGGGGCTCGACTCCGGGCCCGTCTACGGGACCGTCACCGAGGAGGTGCGGCCCACCGACACCAGCGGGGATCTGCTGACGCGGCTCGCCTTCGCGGGGGCGGGGCTGCTGGCCGCGACCATGGACGGGATCGAGGACGGCACGCTCAAGGCCGTGCCGCAGCCGGGGGACGGTGTCACGCTGGCGCCGAAGATCAGCGTCGAGGACGCGCATGTGGACTGGGCCGCGCCCGCGCTTCGTGTCGACCGGGTCGTGCGCGGGTGCACTCCCGCGCCGGGGGCGTGGACCGTGTTCCGGGGGGAGCGGCTCAAGTTGATCCAGGTTGCGCTTGCTCCTGAGCGGACGGATCTCGCTCCGGGGGCGCTGGGCGTCGGCAAGAACAATGTGTACGTGGGTACCGGGTCGTGTGCCGTCGAGTTGCTGTGGGTGCAGG